ATAACACAAATTtctcagcatttttttatttttatttttttactgtgacAATGtgtactttaaacaaaaaaactattactATTTCCATAATTTCCATCCTTATGACTGTTATGATGTCTGCAATGCAGTGGAACACCAGTAATCTGATGCAATCTGAGGTCTCGACTCAAAAACCTTGCCTCACGGAGATAAAATTAAAAAGTCCtgtgtatataatgtatgtatttttctttaaCCACTGATATTCACATTAGAAGTTGTGTAGTGTTTTCTTACCCACGTTCTTTGGAGGAAGCCGCTCGATTCTCCAAACGATGGCTCGATGCACATTCTCATATTTGACCGTGCCGACAGACACGTGCATCACAGACTGAGACTCGGCCACATGCGCTAGACCCAGACATGCGTTTCTGTTCATGCGAGCCTTCAGAGACTTCTGCCGCAGCAGGGACATGCTGTTGGACACTTTGACCCAGTCGCCTGGGAATGGCACCTGAACCACAATGTTTTCACAGATCATCGTCTCTGTAGGCAATGGGAAACTGGACAAAACGTTGAGGAAGACCTGCAGCTCGATGCAAGCACCCTGCACAGTCACCAGGGCTTTAACAGAGAGGGGCGGCTCCCCACAGCGGAGCGACACTGTCCTGTAGCGCACCAGCTCCACGCGACAGGCGTCCGGAGGACAGAACTTAATCAGCCGCTTGTCCACAAACTCTGTCTCTCTGACACACCGATGGAAATGGTAGTCTGCAATCTCCATCCAgacctcctcatcctcatcagaGGCATAGGAAGGAGCTTGTCTGAGAAGCCCCAGGTCATTCAGAGCCAGGAAACACTCCGTCGCCCCATTCAAGAAGGCGAGACAGTGAATTTGTGTAATGGCCGTGCACTCGAGAACAGCACCATCCTTACTTTGCCGTAACCAGATGCGGTCAGATATCTGCAAGGACAGCTCCTGCTCTTCGTAGTGTTTGTGATGCTGGTGCAGCACTGGTAACCGCAGGAGCTCTTCTTCTACGGACACCAGTAAGTCCTCCAAGTCACCATATTCGGTGGTGCCAAACTTCAAGAGTTGCTCCACTTCTGGCTCGTGGGTCACCTCATGTTTGGGGTGATAGCGCTTTCTCTCGATGTATGAGACATGCTCGATCTTCAGCGTGGCGATCTTGCGTGGCTCGCCGTAACTTTCGAGCTTCGGACCGGAGAGAGTGCAGTAGGCGTGCAGCTGGAACTCTTTGAAGGGTTTCTCCAAGCCTTTCTCATAGAAGAGCTGGAGCAGTGCTCCGGGCAGCAGCTGCAGGTATATGGGACCCCACTGGCGTGAGGACATGCGGTTCTTCTTCTCTGGGATCCGAAGCATCAAGGACCAACCCTGTCTCCTCTGACTGAGGAACAATCCCTGCTGGACGAAGGCGGACTGAGTTCTGTTCATCGCTTGATCTTTCACAGCACCTAAGCCTGAAGGTTGCTTCTCCTTTTCTGGTTTCCCAACATTTCCTTCCTGCTGGTTCTCCTCTGTTCTCAGCTGTTCTAGTTTATGGCATATGTAGGAGTAGGAGTACTGAAGGTGGTCTTGGGGCGGCTCATTGCCATCCTTGGTACGGATGAAGAAACGGGGCAAACTGGGTCCAGAGTCGGAGTCAGACGATGAGGTCCAGGACACTCGTTTGTGCTCAGCTTCCCCCCAGAAGGGGTTAAAATGGCCTGGCTCATCATTGGGTGCGTTGACAGAAGCCGAGCCTTCATTCAGTTTCACGGAGTCTCTCTGAGAGAAGCTGGACAGACCTCTGGAGAAGTCTGGCTGCTCCTGAGGAGCGTAGTGCAAGAGAGACGGAGTCAAACCCACCGGAGTGTGCAGAGGAGTGTTGCTGGGCACACATGAACTCCCATTGAGACCGGAATCCATGGAAGGGGATTCGATGGCAGAGCTGAAGCTCCATGACTCACTTCCCAGGGATGGCAGAACAAGTTTCAGCCCGTTGGGCCGAGGTACTGAACCCGAGTTTGATGCAGAAGAGCACATAGATTTCTGGGCTGAGGAGAAGGTTGTCCCTTCATCTTCAAATGTAACCCAGTTGGCTGGATGGTTCATGGAGCACATCGCTTCACTCTTCTTGTGCGCACAATCTTCTGCAGAAATAGAAACAGGCAGAAACTATTGAGGTACTTACAACTATATGTTGAACATACACAAATTATGTGTTGACTATTGGACACATAAGATGCTCTGATTCTGCAGAGGGAGGGCACACAGACATTATTATGGGATGCATTAAATATGGGGCATCTTAGTCGAAAGGGTAGAAATACTGAAGGCTGCAGCTGATCTGAAATAAGAAAGCAAAAGTCTGAGTCTCTTTGACCAGCTCTAAATGTCCTGTGCATGACAGAATCTACTCACATTTCTCAGGGACAAATGAATAAACACAGGAAACACTTGCCCATGTATCatgtagttattaatattctgcattatcGGTCAGTTCATTATAGGGGTTCTATTaggctttttcactttttcaactttagtgtgtaatgttgctgttcgAGCATAAAAAAACTGCAAGATTACAAAGCTCAAATTCCACTCTAAAAGGTGATATTCCTTTAACAAGAACTACAATAAACTGATCTGCTGGACTACAGTGTACTTCTTCCAGATATTGTGAAGTCACAATGTCCCTCCTTTAAATAATCCACCCCACATCTCTTAATGTTGCTTTCTAAAATACCACTTAAATACACTCAGAAAGACTAGATTTGTGGACATTCACAGAGACCACTCACTAGTCAGATGACTATAATGACACAGAAAATTGAGAGGCTACACAGCATTTGAGTCactaaaattgtaatattatttattttattaaagacaTGTTTTCTCAGCATTACaacattgcatcaactactgatgaacatatacatttttatttgaattatcattcggtgtattatttaataatattaatattctttggaagtcaaacacattaaaacacacaaattcaTGTTATTTCTTATGTACATGTAATGTCAGGATTCCCAAACTATTTTTGTCAGTCGAATCTCTTTAAcctattatatttacatattaattcatattaattatattaattaaacattaattatattaattacccCTGAGATTTTAAGCAATAAGTTAATAATGAGGTAATTACTCTCTTAACTGGTCACAGGAGCTCAGTAGCTCAGTCTTACCTGAAGCTATTACATTTTAGACTAGTTTTCACCTGTTATATTGATTTTGTAAGTCCCTCCAGCTAAAGCTAgatttctgtagttttttttttcttttatagatGAActctttttatttgcatttgtttgcaCCCCTGCTGCATCTCATGTCAAAGCCTGCACCCTCCTGAGGTCACAATCATCACCAATAACATCTCCTTTCACAAAACTGACCATTATATAATGGACTGTCATTCCTGAGTGAGAAGAAAATGATCCTCTGgatctgatgatctgaatcagacGTATAATTAGAGACGTGTGCGGTGGATCTCCAGAGCTGGACGTGATTCTTTCCTCAGTTTCTTTTAGTGAATTATCAAAaggcctgtttacacctggtccCCATCGCTCAAACCACTTCAGGAGGAGGTCTGGGATGCATTCAGTCGAACATGGACAAATGTTAATGCATCTAGCTGTTGATGCAAATCATGCGCttcccaaaatgtaaaaaaataaatgtctgatAGCGTGTCATAGGTTATATCTGGCCATTTCTTGTCACCTGGCACCGATGCAAGATGGCGGCCTCTGGGACGTGCTCTGcagctgtttttgtgtttttataagtttgtcctgtctttagttatattcctgcaatcaAATACACTAGAGATTAATTGCTGGACATTCGGCACCACACATCAACCGATATATTCTGATGTTTTGCTGGACATTTTCGTCGGGAGCAGTTGCGCTGATCACGCACTTCCTGACGTTCAGAAGGGGGAAGAGAGCCGGCACGTCAGGAAACTAGCATCCAACTGAGGAacctccgctctctacccaacaaaatggACGAAATCCTTCTGCTCTCCCGGACAAATAAgtatttctcacactctgctgctctgtgtttcacgaaACTTGGCTAAACCATCACATTCCAGACAGCGCGCTCCATTGGGcaggctttcagctgttcagagcggaccgCAACGCAGAATCAACAGGGAAACTGTGtggcttttacatcaatgaacggtggtgtacagatgtaactgtgttaaagatgtgctgctcaaatctcgaaaaactcttcattaactgcaagccgttctattcgccgcgggagtttcactcgttcattctggtcagtgtttacatccatcctcaagcgcatgtgagctcagctttacagaaactcgctgatcagatcacagagacagaacaacaacacccggactctgttttaatcattctcggggactttaataaagccaatctgtcccgtgaactgccaaaatacagacagcatgttacatgtcccaccagagacagtaatatactggatcactgctacaccacaataaaggatgatATCACCCTGTTCCACGAGCACCTTCGGGActctctgatcactgtctggttcatcctAATAGGACTCTAACTTACAACactgacaaaccgtggttcactgcaaaactcagacagctccgtcagccAAAGAAGAGGTTTACAGGAAGGGGGAAATGTCTTGGATAAACAAgccaaatacacactggaaaatgaGATCAacgtggcaaagaggaattattctgtaaaacaaatgactcagttcacttccaatgaCTCCGCaccagtgtggaaaagtctgaaagagaTCACCAACTACAGGACCCCatcccagcactgtggagaatcaacgactgcaggtttgaaagaacacctcACACCCGCCCTCACCATTCTAATGcggtgttcacaccaaacgtgaatagagcgtcaaattcacatctaccgcgtctagt
This window of the Carassius gibelio isolate Cgi1373 ecotype wild population from Czech Republic chromosome B13, carGib1.2-hapl.c, whole genome shotgun sequence genome carries:
- the LOC127970134 gene encoding stonin-1 — its product is MCSMNHPANWVTFEDEGTTFSSAQKSMCSSASNSGSVPRPNGLKLVLPSLGSESWSFSSAIESPSMDSGLNGSSCVPSNTPLHTPVGLTPSLLHYAPQEQPDFSRGLSSFSQRDSVKLNEGSASVNAPNDEPGHFNPFWGEAEHKRVSWTSSSDSDSGPSLPRFFIRTKDGNEPPQDHLQYSYSYICHKLEQLRTEENQQEGNVGKPEKEKQPSGLGAVKDQAMNRTQSAFVQQGLFLSQRRQGWSLMLRIPEKKNRMSSRQWGPIYLQLLPGALLQLFYEKGLEKPFKEFQLHAYCTLSGPKLESYGEPRKIATLKIEHVSYIERKRYHPKHEVTHEPEVEQLLKFGTTEYGDLEDLLVSVEEELLRLPVLHQHHKHYEEQELSLQISDRIWLRQSKDGAVLECTAITQIHCLAFLNGATECFLALNDLGLLRQAPSYASDEDEEVWMEIADYHFHRCVRETEFVDKRLIKFCPPDACRVELVRYRTVSLRCGEPPLSVKALVTVQGACIELQVFLNVLSSFPLPTETMICENIVVQVPFPGDWVKVSNSMSLLRQKSLKARMNRNACLGLAHVAESQSVMHVSVGTVKYENVHRAIVWRIERLPPKNVALEQPQSLACKLELASDQEIPADWFPFVRVECEVAEAVVSHTRVKSVGIESDVQPQKHLSSRAYFHCQVEIEKKLIEAEAVKQSSCATQ